A window of Hevea brasiliensis isolate MT/VB/25A 57/8 chromosome 14, ASM3005281v1, whole genome shotgun sequence contains these coding sequences:
- the LOC110666953 gene encoding uncharacterized protein LOC110666953 isoform X1, whose product MKSVSSVGLGLSIVFGCLLLALVAELYYLLWWKRRFTNREIGDEYGNPARELFYTFCLKRPSSLRHSQELCSSVRITDTLVHHEQDSQLHNTSEDLLLKPFGDDPMDTELMRLNSLSGPPRFLFTIIEETKEDLESEDGKSRGDNKSAKGSRSRSLSDLLLNMETPYLTPIASPSFFTPPLTPMNTGYNQSRFNHHFESAADAEFNKMRSSPPPKFKFLQDAEEKLHRRKLIEEADKKVQKNDEFAQDYVKKAASSKFQKDEEDGSFISIIVDKNEERELKHQHHHPPQYHSSTSQGFDNLQLKRRGGY is encoded by the exons ATGAAATCTGTTAGTAGTGTAGGACTTGGTTTGAGTATCGTTTTTGGTTGCCTGCTACTGGCTCTTGTTGCTGAGCTTTACTACTTGCTATGGTGGAAGAGAAGATTTACCAACAGAGAGATTGGAGATGAGTATGGTAACCCAGCAAGAGAGCTTTTTTACACGTTCTGTTTAAAAAGGCCATCTTCTTTAAGGCACTCTCAAGAACTATGTTCTTCAGTAAGAATCACAGATACCCTTGTCCATCATGAGCAAGATTCTCAGCTTCATAATACAAGTGAAGATTTACTGCTCAAACCCTTCGGTGATGATCCTATGGATACAGAGCTCATGAGGTTAAATAGTCTCTCAGGTCCACCAAGATTTCTATTCACAATTATTGAAGAAACGAAGGAGGATTTAGAGTCAGAAGATGGAAAGTCTAGAGGTGATAACAAGAGTGCAAAAGGGTCAAGAAGTAGGAGCTTGAGTGACTTGCTTCTCAATATGGAGACTCCATATCTAACTCCTATTGCTTCTCCATCATTTTTCACACCTCCTCTTACTCCTATGAACACTGGCTACAACCAAAGTAGATTCAACCATCATTTTGAATCAGCAGCAGATGCAGAGTTTAACAAGATGAGGTCATCTCCACCTCCAAAATTCAAGTTCTTGCAGGATGCAGAAGAGAAACTACACAGAAGAAAACTAATAGAAGAAGCAGATAAAAAGGTCCAGAAGAATGATGAGTTTGCTCAAGATTATGTGAAAAAGGCTGCTTCATCAAAGTTTCAGAAAGATGAAGAAGATGGATCTTTTATTTCCATCATTGTTGAtaagaacgaagaaagagagcttAAGCATCAACATCACCACCCTCCACAATACCATTCAAGCACTTCACAG GGTTTTGACAATCTGCAGCTAAAGAGAAGGGGAGGGTACTAA
- the LOC110666953 gene encoding uncharacterized protein LOC110666953 isoform X2, translating to MKSVSSVGLGLSIVFGCLLLALVAELYYLLWWKRRFTNREIGDEYGNPARELFYTFCLKRPSSLRHSQELCSSVRITDTLVHHEQDSQLHNTSEDLLLKPFGDDPMDTELMRLNSLSGPPRFLFTIIEETKEDLESEDGKSRGDNKSAKGSRSRSLSDLLLNMETPYLTPIASPSFFTPPLTPMNTGYNQSRFNHHFESAADAEFNKMRSSPPPKFKFLQDAEEKLHRRKLIEEADKKVQKNDEFAQDYVKKAASSKFQKDEEDGSFISIIVDKNEERELKHQHHHPPQYHSSTSQWIRVLTICS from the exons ATGAAATCTGTTAGTAGTGTAGGACTTGGTTTGAGTATCGTTTTTGGTTGCCTGCTACTGGCTCTTGTTGCTGAGCTTTACTACTTGCTATGGTGGAAGAGAAGATTTACCAACAGAGAGATTGGAGATGAGTATGGTAACCCAGCAAGAGAGCTTTTTTACACGTTCTGTTTAAAAAGGCCATCTTCTTTAAGGCACTCTCAAGAACTATGTTCTTCAGTAAGAATCACAGATACCCTTGTCCATCATGAGCAAGATTCTCAGCTTCATAATACAAGTGAAGATTTACTGCTCAAACCCTTCGGTGATGATCCTATGGATACAGAGCTCATGAGGTTAAATAGTCTCTCAGGTCCACCAAGATTTCTATTCACAATTATTGAAGAAACGAAGGAGGATTTAGAGTCAGAAGATGGAAAGTCTAGAGGTGATAACAAGAGTGCAAAAGGGTCAAGAAGTAGGAGCTTGAGTGACTTGCTTCTCAATATGGAGACTCCATATCTAACTCCTATTGCTTCTCCATCATTTTTCACACCTCCTCTTACTCCTATGAACACTGGCTACAACCAAAGTAGATTCAACCATCATTTTGAATCAGCAGCAGATGCAGAGTTTAACAAGATGAGGTCATCTCCACCTCCAAAATTCAAGTTCTTGCAGGATGCAGAAGAGAAACTACACAGAAGAAAACTAATAGAAGAAGCAGATAAAAAGGTCCAGAAGAATGATGAGTTTGCTCAAGATTATGTGAAAAAGGCTGCTTCATCAAAGTTTCAGAAAGATGAAGAAGATGGATCTTTTATTTCCATCATTGTTGAtaagaacgaagaaagagagcttAAGCATCAACATCACCACCCTCCACAATACCATTCAAGCACTTCACAG TGGATTAGGGTTTTGACAATCTGCAGCTAA
- the LOC110666953 gene encoding uncharacterized protein LOC110666953 isoform X3, giving the protein MKSVSSVGLGLSIVFGCLLLALVAELYYLLWWKRRFTNREIGDEYGNPARELFYTFCLKRPSSLRHSQELCSSVRITDTLVHHEQDSQLHNTSEDLLLKPFGDDPMDTELMRLNSLSGPPRFLFTIIEETKEDLESEDGKSRGDNKSAKGSRSRSLSDLLLNMETPYLTPIASPSFFTPPLTPMNTGYNQSRFNHHFESAADAEFNKMRSSPPPKFKFLQDAEEKLHRRKLIEEADKKVQKNDEFAQDYVKKAASSKFQKDEEDGSFISIIVDKNEERELKHQHHHPPQYHSSTSQEANRTSRQ; this is encoded by the coding sequence ATGAAATCTGTTAGTAGTGTAGGACTTGGTTTGAGTATCGTTTTTGGTTGCCTGCTACTGGCTCTTGTTGCTGAGCTTTACTACTTGCTATGGTGGAAGAGAAGATTTACCAACAGAGAGATTGGAGATGAGTATGGTAACCCAGCAAGAGAGCTTTTTTACACGTTCTGTTTAAAAAGGCCATCTTCTTTAAGGCACTCTCAAGAACTATGTTCTTCAGTAAGAATCACAGATACCCTTGTCCATCATGAGCAAGATTCTCAGCTTCATAATACAAGTGAAGATTTACTGCTCAAACCCTTCGGTGATGATCCTATGGATACAGAGCTCATGAGGTTAAATAGTCTCTCAGGTCCACCAAGATTTCTATTCACAATTATTGAAGAAACGAAGGAGGATTTAGAGTCAGAAGATGGAAAGTCTAGAGGTGATAACAAGAGTGCAAAAGGGTCAAGAAGTAGGAGCTTGAGTGACTTGCTTCTCAATATGGAGACTCCATATCTAACTCCTATTGCTTCTCCATCATTTTTCACACCTCCTCTTACTCCTATGAACACTGGCTACAACCAAAGTAGATTCAACCATCATTTTGAATCAGCAGCAGATGCAGAGTTTAACAAGATGAGGTCATCTCCACCTCCAAAATTCAAGTTCTTGCAGGATGCAGAAGAGAAACTACACAGAAGAAAACTAATAGAAGAAGCAGATAAAAAGGTCCAGAAGAATGATGAGTTTGCTCAAGATTATGTGAAAAAGGCTGCTTCATCAAAGTTTCAGAAAGATGAAGAAGATGGATCTTTTATTTCCATCATTGTTGAtaagaacgaagaaagagagcttAAGCATCAACATCACCACCCTCCACAATACCATTCAAGCACTTCACAG